Proteins co-encoded in one Natronorubrum daqingense genomic window:
- the thsB gene encoding thermosome subunit beta translates to MSQRMQQGQPMIVMSEDSQRVKDKDAQDYNISAARAVAEAVRSTLGPKGMDKMLVDSMGSVTITNDGVTILQEMDIDNPTAEMIIEVAETQEDEAGDGTTTAVAIAGELLKNAEDLLEQDIHPTAIIKGFHMAAEQAREEVDDIATDIDTTDEELIRKTAETSMTGKGTEVNKEHLAQLIVDAVSQVTVETEDGDNVVDLEFLNIETQTGRATGESDLLEGGIVDKDPVHDNMPTEATDADVLLLNQSIEVEEADVDTEVSVTDPDQLQQFLDREEKQLKEKVQQIVDLDADIVFCQKGIDDLAQHYLAKEGILAIRRAKKSDLEFLSEVVGASIVSDLSSASEDDLGYGDVTRDEEDELFYVEGEDAHGVTLLLRGSTDHVVDELERGVTDALDVVAQTVSDGRVLAGGGATEVELASRLRDFADSVSGREQLAVEAFADSLELVPRVLAENAGLDSIDTLVDLRAAHDDGDVQAGLNVFSSDIEDTYEAGVVEPAHAKEQAVTSASEAANLVLKIDDIISAGDLSTDKGGDEEGAPGGGMGGMGGGMGGMM, encoded by the coding sequence ATGAGCCAGCGAATGCAGCAGGGACAGCCGATGATCGTGATGAGCGAAGATTCCCAGCGTGTCAAGGACAAAGACGCGCAGGATTACAACATCAGCGCGGCCCGTGCAGTCGCCGAGGCCGTCCGCTCGACACTCGGTCCGAAAGGGATGGACAAGATGCTCGTCGACTCGATGGGATCGGTAACGATCACCAACGACGGCGTCACCATCCTCCAGGAGATGGACATCGACAACCCGACGGCCGAGATGATTATCGAGGTCGCCGAAACGCAGGAGGATGAGGCTGGTGACGGGACCACGACCGCCGTCGCAATCGCCGGCGAACTCCTCAAGAACGCGGAGGATCTCCTCGAACAGGACATCCATCCGACGGCGATCATCAAAGGCTTCCACATGGCCGCAGAGCAGGCTCGCGAGGAAGTAGACGATATCGCGACCGACATCGACACGACGGACGAGGAACTCATCCGGAAGACCGCCGAAACGTCGATGACCGGCAAGGGCACCGAGGTCAACAAGGAACACCTCGCCCAACTCATCGTCGACGCCGTCAGTCAGGTTACCGTCGAAACCGAGGATGGCGACAACGTCGTCGACCTCGAGTTCCTCAACATCGAGACCCAGACCGGCCGCGCAACCGGCGAATCTGACCTCCTCGAGGGCGGCATCGTCGACAAGGACCCCGTCCACGACAACATGCCGACTGAGGCGACGGACGCCGACGTCCTGTTGCTCAACCAGTCCATCGAGGTCGAGGAGGCTGACGTCGACACGGAAGTCTCCGTCACCGACCCCGACCAACTCCAGCAGTTCCTCGACCGCGAGGAGAAACAGCTCAAGGAGAAGGTCCAGCAGATCGTCGACCTCGACGCAGACATCGTCTTCTGTCAGAAGGGGATCGACGACCTCGCACAGCACTACCTCGCGAAGGAGGGCATCCTCGCCATCCGCCGCGCCAAGAAGAGCGACCTCGAGTTCCTCTCGGAAGTCGTCGGCGCGAGCATCGTCTCCGACCTCTCGAGCGCGAGCGAGGACGACCTCGGCTACGGTGACGTTACCCGTGACGAGGAAGACGAACTGTTCTACGTCGAAGGCGAGGACGCCCACGGCGTGACCCTCCTCCTTCGTGGCTCGACCGACCACGTCGTCGACGAACTCGAGCGCGGCGTCACCGACGCCCTCGACGTCGTCGCACAGACGGTCTCCGACGGCCGCGTGCTCGCAGGCGGCGGTGCAACCGAAGTCGAACTGGCGTCCCGACTGCGCGACTTCGCCGACTCCGTCTCCGGTCGTGAGCAACTCGCCGTCGAGGCCTTCGCGGACTCGCTCGAACTCGTCCCCCGCGTGCTCGCCGAGAACGCCGGCCTCGACTCCATCGACACGCTCGTCGACCTGCGCGCAGCACACGACGACGGCGACGTACAGGCCGGATTGAACGTCTTCTCGAGCGATATCGAGGATACGTACGAAGCAGGCGTCGTCGAGCCGGCACACGCCAAAGAGCAGGCCGTTACCTCCGCGTCCGAAGCGGCCAACCTCGTGCTCAAAATCGACGACATCATCTCCGCCGGCGACCTCTCCACCGACAAGGGTGGCGACGAAGAAGGCGCACCCGGCGGTGGCATGGGCGGCATGGGCGGCGGCATGGGCGGCATGATGTAG
- a CDS encoding SOS response-associated peptidase: protein MCGRYTLFVEQTELEDRFDARFVDSSGGFSPRYNMAPGQQLPVITNDAPETIRRLEWGLIPSWADDDSDGLINARAETVAEKPSFRDAYERRPSASEQRDGEHDLPSAGRCLVPADGFYEWVETDDGKQPYRVCFEDDRVFALAGLWTRWEPDDETTQAGLDSFGGGVETDEDDDGSLETFTIITTEPNAVVEDLHHRMAVILEPAAEREWLTADDPSNLLEPISAADMRAYPVSTAVNNPTVDDRSLVEPLES, encoded by the coding sequence ATGTGCGGGCGCTACACGCTATTCGTCGAACAAACTGAACTCGAGGACCGATTCGACGCGCGGTTTGTGGACTCGAGTGGCGGGTTCAGTCCGCGATATAACATGGCACCGGGCCAACAGCTCCCAGTGATCACGAACGACGCACCCGAGACGATTCGGCGACTCGAGTGGGGGCTGATTCCCTCGTGGGCCGACGACGACAGCGACGGACTCATCAACGCGCGTGCGGAAACCGTCGCCGAAAAGCCGAGTTTTCGAGACGCGTACGAACGCCGCCCAAGCGCTTCGGAGCAACGCGACGGCGAACACGACTTGCCGTCGGCGGGTCGGTGTCTGGTTCCCGCGGATGGCTTCTACGAGTGGGTCGAGACCGACGACGGAAAACAGCCCTACAGGGTCTGTTTCGAGGACGATCGGGTGTTCGCGCTGGCGGGTCTCTGGACGCGCTGGGAACCGGACGACGAGACGACGCAGGCGGGCCTCGACAGCTTCGGTGGCGGTGTCGAAACCGACGAGGACGACGATGGTTCACTCGAGACCTTTACTATCATCACGACGGAGCCGAACGCGGTCGTCGAGGACCTTCACCATCGAATGGCCGTTATTCTCGAGCCAGCGGCCGAACGGGAGTGGCTGACGGCCGACGATCCGTCGAATCTTCTCGAGCCGATTTCCGCAGCCGACATGCGCGCGTATCCCGTTTCCACGGCGGTCAACAACCCGACAGTCGACGACCGTTCCTTAGTCGAACCGCTCGAGTCCTGA
- the ilvA gene encoding threonine ammonia-lyase: MLTLADILEARERVRETSRHTPLEHSHTYSSMTDADVRLKLENFQRTGAFKIRGATNRIATLSRAEKDAGVVTASAGNHAQGVALAATRSGVDSKIVMPEHAPISKVKATKNYGAEVVLSGCDYNEAADRAHEIEREEGRTYVHAFDDEDIMAGQGTIGLEILEDCPDVETVVVPIGGGGLISGIATAIKERRPETRVVGVQAEGASSAASSLEKGERISLDGVDTIADGIATRRVGEHTFPYIQEYVDEVVTVSDSEIAVTLVYLLERSKTLVEGAGAVPLAATLFESFEYEADETIVPVLSGGNIDLNQLTNVVVRGLVETGRYLKIRTVLKDRPGALEDLLDIFTAHRANIYAIHHDRTSREVEMSDTEVEIELEMRGPDHVDAFLSDLREAGYAVDILA; the protein is encoded by the coding sequence ATGCTCACACTCGCCGATATTCTCGAGGCACGCGAACGGGTCCGCGAAACGTCCAGACACACCCCGCTCGAGCACTCACACACGTATTCGTCGATGACCGATGCCGACGTTCGACTGAAACTCGAGAACTTTCAGCGAACCGGCGCGTTCAAAATCCGCGGCGCGACGAACCGGATCGCGACGCTCTCGAGGGCGGAAAAGGACGCCGGCGTCGTCACCGCGAGCGCGGGGAATCACGCCCAGGGTGTCGCACTCGCGGCGACGCGTTCCGGCGTGGACTCGAAGATTGTCATGCCCGAGCACGCGCCGATTTCGAAGGTGAAGGCGACGAAGAACTACGGCGCGGAGGTCGTCCTCTCCGGGTGCGACTACAACGAAGCCGCCGACCGCGCACACGAGATCGAACGCGAGGAAGGCCGGACGTACGTTCACGCCTTCGACGACGAAGACATCATGGCAGGTCAGGGCACCATCGGTCTCGAGATCCTCGAGGACTGTCCCGACGTGGAGACGGTCGTCGTCCCGATCGGTGGCGGCGGCCTCATCAGCGGAATTGCGACGGCGATCAAAGAACGCCGCCCCGAGACTCGCGTCGTCGGGGTGCAAGCCGAAGGAGCCTCGAGCGCCGCGTCGTCACTCGAGAAGGGCGAGCGAATCTCCCTCGATGGCGTCGACACCATCGCGGACGGAATCGCAACGCGGCGCGTCGGCGAACACACGTTTCCGTACATACAGGAGTACGTCGACGAGGTCGTCACGGTCTCGGATTCGGAAATCGCCGTCACGCTCGTTTACCTCCTCGAGCGCTCGAAGACGCTCGTCGAGGGTGCAGGGGCGGTTCCGCTGGCGGCGACGCTCTTCGAATCCTTCGAGTACGAGGCGGACGAGACGATCGTGCCCGTCCTCTCGGGGGGCAATATTGACCTCAACCAGTTGACGAACGTTGTAGTCCGCGGCCTCGTCGAGACGGGTCGGTATCTGAAGATTCGGACGGTGCTCAAAGACCGCCCCGGCGCGCTCGAGGACCTGCTCGACATCTTCACCGCACATCGAGCGAATATCTACGCGATTCATCACGACCGTACGTCCCGCGAGGTCGAGATGAGCGATACAGAAGTCGAGATCGAACTCGAGATGCGCGGGCCAGATCACGTCGACGCGTTTCTCTCGGATCTGCGGGAAGCGGGATACGCCGTGGACATTCTGGCCTAA
- a CDS encoding cell division protein SepF, whose amino-acid sequence MGFMSKILGGGDSRAAEDYVELDLDDVSSESAEAAMQVHIAEVSGQADAIDIKDAVYDGDIVIADITRLRTKDATVEHIVDELRQVAHEVDGDIVRKGDDQMIITPTGVRISREKLGKRS is encoded by the coding sequence ATGGGATTTATGAGTAAAATTCTCGGCGGGGGCGACTCGCGGGCTGCCGAGGATTACGTCGAATTGGACCTCGACGACGTGTCGTCGGAATCGGCCGAGGCAGCCATGCAGGTACACATCGCGGAGGTCAGCGGACAGGCCGATGCGATCGACATCAAAGACGCCGTCTACGACGGTGACATCGTCATCGCCGACATCACGCGACTGCGGACGAAAGACGCCACCGTCGAACACATCGTCGACGAACTCCGCCAAGTCGCGCACGAAGTCGACGGCGACATCGTTCGAAAAGGCGACGATCAGATGATCATCACGCCGACCGGCGTCCGGATCAGCCGAGAGAAACTGGGCAAGCGATCCTAA
- a CDS encoding RNA-binding protein: MQVKSRHHLRSDAVSDVEGTLEDQLGVSPDGDTYERVEFEDTDWEVVLIDGEPQVAYFDEEPFVTVRGANAYGPDRRVVTVDAGAISFVSDGADVMRPGITEATEDISPDDLVVIAEESHGKVLAVGRARVDGAEMAGEEGKVVDSLHHVGDDLYEFSG; the protein is encoded by the coding sequence ATGCAGGTCAAATCTCGACATCACCTCCGAAGTGATGCCGTTTCGGACGTAGAGGGAACGCTCGAGGACCAACTCGGCGTCTCCCCCGACGGTGATACCTACGAGCGCGTCGAGTTCGAAGACACCGACTGGGAGGTCGTCCTCATCGACGGCGAGCCACAGGTCGCTTACTTCGACGAGGAGCCGTTCGTGACCGTGCGAGGGGCGAACGCGTACGGTCCGGACCGACGCGTCGTGACCGTCGACGCCGGTGCGATCTCGTTCGTCAGCGACGGCGCGGACGTGATGCGACCGGGCATCACCGAGGCGACCGAGGACATCTCTCCCGACGATCTGGTCGTCATCGCCGAAGAATCACACGGCAAGGTCCTCGCCGTCGGCCGCGCTCGAGTCGACGGCGCGGAGATGGCCGGCGAGGAGGGAAAGGTGGTCGACTCGCTTCACCACGTCGGCGATGACCTCTACGAATTTAGCGGCTAA
- a CDS encoding ribonuclease catalytic domain-containing protein — translation MSDDAQAEAGTAEGQGPVEVSEEVARHLENKRDELFEKLEIRDEFPPNVIEEAEERTDGVQAEIEDEIDEREDLRDLTTWTTDPIDAQDFDDALSIEEREDEYVLWVHIADVTHYVNPETAMWDEAVERGNTVYLPGYTIHMLPPVLAETVCSLVPNEDRLAHTVEMHLDKETLSYDDIEIYKSVIESDERLTYSQAENRLEDPDAPLHEENKLVHEVADRMHEIRKEDGSLVLNPARDRAHTIIEECMLKANKAVTHELMWNRGVEAMYRVHPQPSPDEWSKALQEIQDLDGVSIPGSTWDDPRKAVNATLEDAPGRQLDKIQWAVMKVMPRAKYMNDPFGGHHALNFEIYGHFTSPIRRLSDLINHWIVYQNDVPENLIELCDRASDKQKDAEQCEREYKTFLQEVGLDPMAVNNRGIEVVDDDKAEKTL, via the coding sequence ATGAGTGACGACGCACAGGCCGAAGCCGGCACGGCCGAAGGGCAGGGCCCCGTCGAGGTCAGCGAAGAAGTGGCACGCCATCTCGAGAACAAACGCGACGAACTCTTCGAGAAACTCGAAATTCGCGACGAGTTCCCTCCGAACGTGATCGAGGAGGCCGAGGAACGAACCGACGGCGTTCAAGCGGAGATCGAGGACGAAATCGACGAGCGCGAGGATCTCCGGGATCTGACGACGTGGACGACGGACCCCATCGATGCACAGGACTTCGACGACGCGCTCTCGATCGAAGAGCGCGAGGACGAGTACGTCCTCTGGGTTCACATCGCCGACGTAACCCACTACGTCAATCCCGAGACGGCGATGTGGGACGAGGCCGTCGAGCGCGGGAACACGGTCTACCTGCCGGGCTACACCATCCACATGCTGCCGCCCGTCCTCGCCGAGACCGTCTGCTCGCTCGTTCCCAACGAGGACCGACTGGCACACACCGTCGAGATGCACCTCGACAAGGAGACGCTCTCGTACGACGACATCGAGATCTACAAGTCCGTCATCGAGTCCGACGAGCGACTCACCTACAGCCAGGCCGAGAACCGACTCGAGGATCCCGACGCGCCCCTCCACGAGGAGAACAAACTGGTCCACGAGGTCGCCGACCGAATGCACGAGATCCGTAAGGAGGACGGCTCGCTCGTGCTCAACCCGGCCCGCGACCGCGCCCACACCATCATCGAGGAGTGCATGCTCAAGGCCAACAAGGCCGTCACGCACGAACTGATGTGGAATCGCGGCGTCGAGGCGATGTACCGCGTCCACCCACAGCCCAGCCCCGACGAATGGTCGAAGGCGCTCCAGGAGATTCAGGACTTAGACGGCGTCTCGATCCCCGGTAGCACGTGGGACGATCCGCGAAAGGCCGTCAACGCGACGCTCGAGGACGCCCCGGGTCGCCAACTCGACAAGATCCAGTGGGCCGTGATGAAGGTGATGCCCCGCGCGAAGTACATGAACGACCCCTTCGGCGGCCACCACGCCCTGAACTTCGAAATCTACGGCCACTTCACGAGCCCGATCCGCAGGCTTAGCGACCTGATCAACCACTGGATCGTCTACCAGAACGACGTGCCCGAGAACCTGATCGAACTCTGCGATCGCGCGAGCGACAAGCAAAAGGACGCAGAGCAGTGCGAACGCGAGTACAAGACCTTCCTGCAGGAGGTCGGCCTCGATCCGATGGCGGTCAACAACCGCGGGATCGAGGTCGTTGATGACGACAAAGCTGAAAAGACGCTCTAA
- a CDS encoding DUF1028 domain-containing protein, giving the protein MTFSICVRERYETDDGESHHRFGVAVTTRLPGVGALCPFVSEHGAVATQSLVNVELGERGIEYVDEGLAVDDSIEALLNTDDGAPQRQVHGVDRDDSFAFSGEECVDWFGHLERDHATVAGNMLTGEDVLESVATTYEDHAVHEATDRSTGPGAVVADTETEPLAKRLIDALAAGHREGGDKREELSVQSAAVVVESTESHEWEPPYNDLRVDATETPIESLRETYDLAVMGYEATLERYSDAFEEDSLAEATD; this is encoded by the coding sequence ATGACGTTCAGCATCTGCGTCCGCGAGCGCTACGAGACAGACGACGGAGAGAGCCACCATCGATTCGGCGTCGCCGTGACGACGCGCCTCCCCGGCGTCGGCGCGCTCTGTCCGTTCGTCAGCGAACACGGAGCCGTCGCGACACAGAGTCTCGTCAACGTCGAACTCGGCGAGCGGGGTATCGAGTACGTCGACGAGGGACTCGCCGTCGACGATTCGATCGAAGCGCTGCTCAACACCGACGACGGCGCACCACAGCGACAAGTTCACGGCGTCGACCGCGACGATTCGTTTGCGTTCTCCGGCGAGGAGTGCGTCGACTGGTTCGGCCACCTCGAGCGAGACCACGCGACCGTCGCCGGAAACATGCTGACCGGCGAGGACGTCCTCGAGTCGGTCGCGACGACGTACGAGGACCACGCGGTTCACGAGGCGACGGATCGATCGACCGGCCCGGGTGCCGTGGTCGCCGACACCGAGACCGAACCGCTGGCGAAGCGACTGATCGACGCGCTCGCTGCGGGCCATCGGGAAGGTGGCGACAAGCGCGAGGAGTTGTCCGTTCAGAGTGCGGCCGTCGTCGTCGAGTCGACGGAGTCCCACGAGTGGGAGCCCCCGTACAACGATTTGCGAGTCGACGCGACTGAGACGCCGATCGAGTCGCTCCGCGAGACGTACGACCTCGCGGTGATGGGCTACGAGGCGACGCTCGAGCGCTACAGCGACGCCTTCGAGGAAGATTCGTTAGCCGAAGCGACCGACTGA
- the lrp gene encoding HTH-type transcriptional regulator Lrp yields MTYENLDAKLVNALLGDGRASLRSLAEELDVSVTTVSNHLSDLEEDGVIEGYTPRVDYDAVGYDVTAVIQLQVEGNALPDITETLRDHRQMTSVYEVTGDYDVIAIGKFKDTDGMNDQIKALLTDPDIKASNTSVVLNAVSENEQFELDVTDT; encoded by the coding sequence ATGACGTACGAAAATCTCGATGCAAAACTAGTGAATGCACTCTTGGGTGACGGTCGCGCGAGCCTCCGTAGCCTCGCCGAAGAGCTCGACGTCTCTGTCACCACGGTTTCGAATCATCTCTCGGATCTCGAGGAGGATGGCGTAATCGAGGGCTATACACCGCGTGTCGATTACGACGCGGTCGGATACGACGTCACCGCCGTTATTCAGCTTCAGGTCGAAGGGAACGCGCTCCCGGACATCACCGAAACGCTTCGCGATCACCGTCAGATGACCAGCGTCTACGAAGTGACCGGCGACTACGACGTGATCGCCATCGGCAAGTTCAAAGACACCGACGGGATGAACGATCAGATCAAGGCGTTGCTCACTGATCCAGATATCAAAGCATCGAACACGAGCGTCGTCCTCAACGCTGTCAGCGAAAACGAGCAGTTCGAACTCGACGTTACCGATACCTAA
- a CDS encoding DUF7562 family protein: MWPSRTQTETVTCLACGDQVTRSMAREYDKYGDRWNREEKAFEYLCKSCDDELCRQPREDLEDLLVETRAGETDRESFLSRYLHTVEERYGRLEEES, translated from the coding sequence ATGTGGCCTTCCCGAACGCAGACTGAGACGGTCACGTGTCTCGCCTGCGGCGATCAGGTGACGCGATCGATGGCCCGAGAGTACGACAAATACGGTGATCGGTGGAATCGTGAAGAGAAGGCGTTCGAGTACCTCTGTAAGTCCTGCGACGACGAACTCTGTCGACAGCCCCGCGAGGACCTCGAGGACCTCCTCGTCGAGACGCGCGCCGGCGAAACCGACCGCGAGAGCTTTCTCTCGCGGTACCTCCACACCGTCGAAGAGCGATACGGCAGACTCGAGGAAGAGTCCTGA
- a CDS encoding Rid family detoxifying hydrolase, with the protein MKRVIETDDAPAAVGAYSQATTDGSLLFTAGQIPLTTDGELLADEPIEAQTEQALDNLTSVLEADGATAEDVLKVTVFLDDIDDFGAMNETYADYFDDEPPARSALEVAALPKGVGVEIEAVATLE; encoded by the coding sequence ATGAAACGTGTCATCGAGACCGACGACGCACCCGCTGCGGTCGGCGCGTACAGCCAGGCGACCACCGACGGTTCGCTCCTGTTCACCGCCGGCCAGATTCCCCTGACGACCGACGGTGAACTCCTCGCGGACGAACCGATCGAAGCCCAGACCGAGCAGGCGCTGGACAACCTCACGTCGGTGCTCGAGGCCGACGGCGCGACGGCCGAGGACGTCCTCAAGGTCACCGTCTTCCTCGACGATATCGACGATTTCGGGGCGATGAACGAGACCTACGCCGACTACTTCGACGACGAGCCACCCGCACGAAGCGCACTCGAGGTCGCGGCCCTCCCGAAGGGCGTCGGCGTCGAGATCGAAGCCGTGGCGACGCTCGAGTAG
- the citZ gene encoding citrate synthase: protein MADDLKKGLEGVLVAESGLSSIDGDAGRLIYRGYSIEELARGASYEEVLYLLWHGELPGADELESFTAAINEERDVSEDVLETMERLATADEQPMAALRTAVSMLSASEPETDADPEDLEATLRKGRRITAKIPTALAAFERYRLDEEPVDPHPELGLAANFLYMLTGEEPSDIHAETFDQALILHADHGLNASTFTSMVIGSTMADIYSAVTGGVSALSGPLHGGANQDVMEVLFEIDESDLDHREWVEQANEAGRRIPGFGHRVYNVKDPRAEILQERSKELANEGDSKWYDYTTTIEQYLSEEQGLAEKGIAPNVDFYSGSVYYQLGIPIDMYTPIFAMSRVGGWVGHVLEYQEDNRLIRPLSRYTGPEDQEFVPLEDR, encoded by the coding sequence ATGGCTGACGATCTCAAGAAAGGACTGGAGGGAGTCCTTGTTGCAGAGTCCGGGCTCAGCTCGATCGATGGTGACGCCGGTCGGCTGATCTATCGAGGGTATTCGATCGAGGAACTCGCTCGCGGCGCGAGCTACGAGGAAGTCCTCTATCTCCTCTGGCACGGCGAACTCCCAGGCGCGGATGAACTCGAGTCGTTCACCGCCGCGATCAACGAAGAACGCGACGTTTCCGAGGACGTCCTCGAAACGATGGAACGCCTCGCGACAGCCGACGAACAGCCGATGGCCGCACTCCGGACTGCGGTCTCGATGCTCTCGGCGTCCGAACCCGAGACCGATGCCGACCCCGAAGATCTCGAGGCGACGCTTCGAAAGGGTCGTCGGATCACCGCGAAGATTCCGACCGCGCTCGCGGCCTTCGAACGTTACCGACTCGACGAAGAGCCCGTCGACCCCCACCCAGAGCTGGGGCTCGCGGCGAATTTCCTCTACATGCTCACCGGCGAGGAGCCAAGCGACATCCACGCCGAAACGTTCGATCAGGCGCTCATCTTGCACGCAGACCACGGCCTGAACGCCTCGACGTTCACGTCGATGGTGATCGGTTCGACGATGGCCGACATCTACAGCGCCGTCACCGGCGGCGTGAGCGCTCTTTCCGGTCCACTCCACGGCGGTGCGAATCAGGACGTGATGGAGGTCCTCTTCGAAATCGACGAGAGCGACCTCGATCACCGCGAGTGGGTCGAGCAAGCCAACGAAGCGGGACGACGAATTCCCGGCTTCGGTCACCGCGTCTACAACGTCAAGGACCCGCGTGCGGAGATCCTGCAGGAACGAAGCAAGGAACTCGCCAACGAAGGCGACAGCAAGTGGTACGATTACACCACCACCATCGAACAGTACCTCTCTGAGGAACAGGGACTCGCCGAGAAAGGAATCGCCCCGAACGTCGACTTCTACTCCGGCTCAGTCTACTACCAACTCGGCATTCCGATCGATATGTACACGCCAATCTTCGCGATGAGCCGCGTCGGCGGCTGGGTCGGTCACGTCCTTGAGTATCAGGAGGATAACCGTCTCATTCGCCCACTTTCGCGTTACACCGGCCCGGAAGACCAGGAGTTCGTCCCGCTCGAGGACCGATAA